The Pyrenophora tritici-repentis strain M4 chromosome 10, whole genome shotgun sequence genome contains a region encoding:
- a CDS encoding GalA, Alpha-galactosidase, whose amino-acid sequence MTSTLLFVVPLVLQVAAKSTRSPTPPMGWNSYNTWNCQPTEDKIKTSANGLIELGFKDVGYDFVTIDCGWNLRERDAAGQLQWNTTRFPSGGKALGDYLHGLGLGFGLYSGAGYLQCGDDDLPASLGYEKIDAESIAGWGGDSLKYDNCYSTSNTTLVDSSSPESQSPARFQRMAEELDAVDRDIRYYVCQWGIGTDVGEWAAKIGNTWRISNDIYGKWRSIWRITNQVVPYFRHTTTGAFADMDMLIVGLNSLSEEEERFHFGMWAINKSPLIMGAALDPSRLKNSSVEIMLNKEIIAINQDSLAKQAQLIRRDTEGEWDIWMGELSGSRQVLGVANWRNDSQTVNVDLKSLGIASASARDVWAAKDAGTVSGSQTLNLAGHELRIWVLSDIVAATAPNAGAYYSAANATLSGSAQVVKCAAGSCLPTAYKVGNILNAGSAVIFANVSAETAGKKLLSVDFINYDYAFTTSWGLGDNIRNMTVAVNGNQAKRWAFPLSGGDWQESLGLHIEVDGFVKGSGNTVELRGFKNGTAPDLVGFAVLE is encoded by the exons ATGACAAGCACACTCTTATTCGTTGTGCCATTGGTACTTCAAGTCGCAGCAAAGTCTACTCGTTCTCCCACCCCACCGATGGGATGGAATTCTTACAATACTTGGAACTGCCAGCCCACTGAAGACAAGATCAAAACAAGTGCCAATGGCCTCATCGAGCTCGGATTTAAGGATGTTGGCTATGACTTCGTAACCATCGATTGTGGTTGGAACTTACGAGAACGGGATGCCGCTGGGCAACTTCAATGGAACACGACTCGTTTTCCGTCTGGTGGCAAGGCGCTTGGCGACTACCTTCACGGTCTGGGCCTAGGTTTTGGTCTCTATTCAGGGGCTGGGTACCTACAATGCGGCGATGATGATTTACCTGCGAGTTTGGGTTACGAAAAGATAGATGCAGAGAGTATTGCTGGGTGGGGTGGGGACAGTCTAAA GTACGACAACTGCTATTCCACCTCCAACACTACTTTAGTAGACTCTAGTTCTCCAGAGTCTCAGTCACCGGCCCGCTTTCAACGTATGGCAGAAGAGCTTGATGCGGTAGACCGGGATATTCGATACTACGTGTGCCAGTGGGGAATTGGCACTGATGTTGGAGAGTGGGCAGCCAAGATAGGTAACACCTGGAGGATCAGCAACGACATCTACGGTAAATGGCGCAGCATTTGGCGCATCACGAACCAAGTGGTACCATACTTCCGCCACACTACCACAGGTGCCTTTGCGGATATGGACATGTTAAT CGTTGGCCTCAACTCACTCTCAGAAGAGGAAGAGCGGTTCCACTTTGGCATGTGGGCTATCAACAAGTCACCTCTTATCATGGGCGCAGCTCTGGACCCATCGCGTTTGAAGAATTCTTCAGTGGAAATTATGCTCAACAAAGAAATCATCGCCATCAACCAAGATTCACTTGCAAAGCAAGCGCAATTGATTCGCCGCGACACGGAAGGCGAATGGGACATTTGGATGGGCGAGCTCTCCGGTTCAAGACAGGTTCTGGGTGTCGCAAACTGGAGGAACGACTCCCAGACAGTGAACGTTGACCTCAAGTCACTCGGTATCGCTTCAGCTTCTGCGCGCGACGTCTGGGCTGCGAAAGATGCCGGTACTGTTTCTGGCTCACAAACATTGAATCTGGCAGGCCACGAACTGAGGATCTGGGTACTGTCCGATATTGTCGCTGCTACTGCACCCAATGCTGGGGCTTACTACTCTGCCGCCAATGCTACACTGTCTGGATCGGCGCAAGTAGTAAAATGCGCAGCTGGATCGTGCCTGCCCACTGCTTACAAAGTCGGAAATATCCTCAACGCTGGTTCAGCCGTAATTTTCGCCAATGTCAGCGCTGAAACTGCTGGCAAGAAGCTCTTGAGCGTTGACTTCATCAACTACGACTACGCGTTCACTACCTCTTGGGGCCTCGGTGACAATATACGGAACATGACAGTAGCAGTCAACGGCAACCAGGCGAAGAGGTGGGCGTTCCCTCTTTCTGGTGGAGACTGGCAGGAGAGTCTGGGTCTCCACATTGAGGTCGATGGTTTCGTAAAAGGTTCAGGTAACACGGTTGAGTTGAGGGGTTTCAAAAACGGCACTGCACCCGACCTCGTTGGCTTCGCGGTCCTTGAGTAG
- a CDS encoding Amidase multi-domain protein: MATPSWQEIATQKREATLAAIPAEWRLDKLPSIEKQVDVTEYVKQYFDKKELDITESSADVIAKKVAEGQWSAVEVTKAFCHRAAVGHQLLHCLHEIFFDAAIEDAKALDAYYAQHKKTIGPLHGVPVSLKDQFHVKGVETSMGYVGWIGTFEGKKGTGKEKVFESEMVKMLRNAGAVLYCKTSVPHTLMSGETVNNIIGYTLNPKNRHLTAGGSSGGEGALIGIRGSPIGLGTDIGGSIRIPAAFNGLYGLRPSTGRLPYEGMANSMDGQNTILSVPYSIKPPWYHDPFVHEIPWRPSHDAEIKTLKPLCFGVLRTDGVVNPTPPVRRAIEEVVAAVRAAGYKVIDWTPPSHRTLVDTGMNSWIYDGGSDVRSAFALSGEPMSPQVSFYASLTKEFTASEIAANNVALRRLKKEYMEYWNSTVQQTGTGRPVDAVITPLAPFPAARRERYKYYGYSSFVNVLDYTSVIVPVTRVDKGVDKKVEAGYQAIDEQDQMHQDDYC, from the exons ATGGCAACACCATCATGGCAGGAGATTGCTACTCAGAAGCGCGAGGCTACTCTAGCTGCGATACCAGCGGAGTGGCGACTTGATAAGCTGCCGTCGATTGAAAAGCAAGTGGATGTGACAGAATATGTGAAGCAATACTTTGATAAGAAGGAACTGGACATCACCGAAAGCAGCGCAGACGTCATCGCAAAGAAAGTTGCAGAAGGGCAATGGTCAGCTGTTGAGGTAACGAAAGCATTCTGCCATAGAGCAGCGGTAGGACACCAACTG CTACACTGCTTGCATGAAATTTTCTTCGATGCTGCCATCGAAGACGCCAAAGCCCTTGATGCTTACTACGCCCAACACAAGAAAACTATTGGACCTCTCCACGGAGTACCCGTTTCCCTCAAGGACCAATTCCACGTCAAGGGTGTTGAAACTTCCATGGGCTACGTCGGCTGGATCGGCACTTTTGAAGGCAAGAAAGGGACTGGGAAAGAGAAGGTTTTCGAAAGTGAGATGGTGAAGATGTTGCGAAATGCAGGCGCGGTGTTGTATTGCAAGACGAGCGTACCGCATACACTGATGAGTGGCGAGACAGTAAACAACATCATCGGATACACTTTAAACCCCAAGAACAGACATCTAACAGCAGGGGGAAGTTCAGGTGGCGAGGGTGCTCTGATCGGGATTAGAGGAT CACCCATAGGACTAGGCACCGACATCGGCGGCTCCATCCGCATCCCCGCCGCCTTCAACGGCCTCTACGGCCTCCGCCCCTCGACCGGGCGTCTCCCCTACGAAGGCATGGCAAACTCCATGGACGGCCAAAACACCATTCTCTCCGTC CCATACTCGATCAAACCCCCCTGGTACCACGACCCCTTCGTCCACGAAATCCCCTGGCGCCCCTCGCACGACGCAGAAATTAAAACCTTGAAACCCCTCTGCTTCGGTGTACTAAGAACAGACGGCGTCGTAAACCCCACTCCACCCGTCCGCCGCGCTATTGAGGAGGTTGTGGCGGCTGTTCGCGCCGCCGGCTACAAAGTCATCGACTGGACACCGCCATCCCACCGCACCCTAGTAGACACAGGCATGAACTCCTGGATCTACGACGGCGGCTCCGACGTCCGCTCCGCCTTTGCGCTTTCCGGCGAACCCATGTCGCCCCAAGTATCCTTCTACGCCTCCCTGACCAAGGAGTTCACCGCTAGCGAAATCGCAGCTAACAACGTCGCGCTGCGGCGTCTCAAGAAGGAATATATGGAGTACTGGAACAGCACGGTGCAGCAAACGGGGACGGGTAGGCCGGTAGATGCGGTTATTACACCGTTGGCGCCGTTCCCGGCTGCGAGAAGGGAGAGGTATAAGTATTATGGGTATTCTTCGTTTGTTAATGTGTTGGATTATACCAGTGTTATTGTGCCGGTAACGAGGGTTGATAAGGGTGTGGATAAGAAGGTGGAGGCTGGGTATCAGGCGATTGATGAACAAGATCAGATGCATCAGGATGATT ATTGCTGA